A genomic segment from Deinococcus sp. YIM 77859 encodes:
- a CDS encoding DUF4127 family protein, giving the protein MTRRVFSLLALVLAAQAGAQTLVPLDSRPATRVLPALIAGLGGGTVQVPPADLLGDAQRGADAAQLSAWLRAQPTDEPLIVALDALAYGGLVQSRTSALTVSEALTRLQPVRDWQARTGQPVYAFITLPREPDATNRARNLAVAREMVAWARAGVFRELHVTWDDALPGSPAPTEGAALAAEAPPHVHIYPGADEVLSLLVARALAPTERTVRVEYSDPAKAEQVIRYEGIPLIQSVANHARAGGFRVVESGPADLTLYVFNGGDPRRAALRVSALLRRGPVAVADVAQVNLGNTRLWSDLATLRQHANLLALAAWGTPGNNLGTALAHARLALKGADPLRQDALLAHEYANDVIYSAEVRAALRKAVPEAALNTPEGQAKLLDLARAYFPLRMGLSYQLVDATLPWGRSFEWSFELTPQ; this is encoded by the coding sequence ATGACGCGCCGCGTGTTCTCGCTGCTCGCCCTGGTGCTGGCCGCTCAGGCCGGGGCACAGACCCTCGTACCGCTCGACTCGCGCCCGGCAACCCGCGTGCTGCCCGCCCTCATCGCCGGATTGGGCGGGGGGACGGTGCAGGTTCCTCCCGCCGACCTCCTGGGCGATGCCCAGCGTGGCGCGGACGCGGCCCAGCTCAGCGCGTGGCTCCGCGCGCAGCCCACCGACGAGCCGCTTATCGTGGCTCTGGACGCTTTGGCGTATGGCGGACTCGTGCAGTCCAGGACCAGCGCCCTGACGGTGTCGGAAGCCCTGACCCGCCTCCAGCCGGTGCGTGACTGGCAGGCGCGAACAGGGCAGCCCGTCTACGCCTTCATCACCCTGCCGCGCGAGCCGGACGCGACAAACCGGGCCCGCAACCTCGCGGTCGCCCGTGAGATGGTCGCCTGGGCGCGCGCGGGCGTCTTTCGGGAGCTGCACGTGACCTGGGATGACGCGCTGCCCGGCAGCCCGGCTCCCACGGAGGGCGCGGCGCTCGCGGCAGAGGCTCCGCCCCACGTCCACATCTACCCCGGCGCGGACGAGGTGCTCAGCCTGCTGGTTGCGCGGGCCCTCGCTCCCACCGAGCGAACGGTGCGGGTGGAGTACAGCGACCCGGCCAAGGCCGAGCAGGTGATTCGTTATGAGGGAATTCCCCTCATCCAGAGCGTCGCCAACCACGCGCGAGCGGGCGGCTTCCGAGTGGTGGAGAGCGGCCCCGCCGACCTGACCCTCTACGTCTTTAACGGCGGTGACCCACGCCGAGCAGCCCTGCGGGTGAGCGCCCTGCTGCGGCGCGGGCCGGTCGCGGTCGCGGATGTGGCGCAGGTGAACCTGGGCAACACGCGGCTGTGGTCTGACCTCGCCACGCTGCGGCAGCACGCCAACCTGCTCGCGCTCGCGGCGTGGGGCACGCCCGGCAACAACCTGGGCACCGCCCTCGCACACGCCCGCCTCGCCCTGAAGGGGGCTGATCCCCTGCGGCAGGACGCCCTGCTTGCCCATGAGTATGCCAACGACGTGATCTACAGCGCCGAGGTGCGGGCGGCCCTGCGCAAGGCCGTTCCCGAAGCGGCACTGAACACGCCGGAGGGGCAGGCAAAGCTGCTTGATCTCGCCCGCGCCTACTTCCCCCTGCGCATGGGACTGAGCTACCAGCTGGTGGACGCCACGCTGCCCTGGGGCCGCTCCTTTGAGTGGTCGTTCGAGCTCACTCCCCAGTAA
- a CDS encoding arginine--tRNA ligase, translating to MDLKADLKAAVERAAADMGAPLDAAIQETPANKPGDYGTPAAFQMAKVLGQNPAQVAAELAQRVILPAGIARVEAAGPFLNFFVDVGTFVKGVVETPFAMAPRGGKVVIEHTSVNPNKELHVGHLRNVVLGDSMARIFRAAGHTVEVQNYIDDTGRQAAESLFAVQHYGRVWDGVQKYDHWLGEGYVQLNADPHKEALEPGIREVMHRLEAGELRAEVEKVVRAHLETCFRLGARYDLLNWESDVVGSGFLASAMNILEKSPYTSRPTEGKFAGALVMDVSAFMPGLEEPNVVLLRSDGTAMYAAKDIGYQFWKFGLFEGMKFKPFLTDPEGHVVWTSAPDGEPDLERRFGHADEVINVIDSRQDHPQTVVRSALGVAGEPEKQARSIHLSYAFVTLEGQTISGRKGIAVSADEAMDEAERRALAVLNEINPELAARADAPEIARRIGIGAIRFAMLKAEPTRKIDFRWDQALALNGDTAPYVQYAAVRAANILRRAEEAGYAADGSGADWSAVPALDVNLAKMVAKLPEVVAQAVRVHSPHVVAQYALDLATAFNAWYNAKDQQGKPATNVLQSPAGLREARLALVARLRRAFEETLDLIGIEVPAAM from the coding sequence ATGGACCTCAAGGCTGATCTCAAGGCCGCCGTCGAACGGGCCGCCGCCGATATGGGCGCGCCGCTAGACGCAGCGATTCAGGAAACTCCGGCCAACAAACCGGGCGACTACGGCACGCCCGCCGCCTTTCAGATGGCCAAGGTGCTCGGCCAGAACCCGGCACAGGTCGCGGCGGAGCTCGCGCAGAGGGTGATCCTCCCGGCGGGGATCGCGCGCGTCGAGGCGGCGGGGCCGTTCCTGAATTTCTTTGTCGACGTGGGCACGTTCGTCAAAGGGGTCGTGGAGACGCCCTTTGCGATGGCCCCCCGCGGGGGCAAGGTCGTGATCGAGCACACCTCCGTCAACCCCAACAAGGAGCTGCATGTGGGGCACCTGCGCAACGTGGTGCTGGGTGACAGCATGGCCCGCATCTTTCGCGCGGCGGGACACACCGTGGAGGTGCAAAACTACATCGACGACACCGGGCGGCAGGCGGCCGAGAGCCTGTTTGCGGTCCAGCACTACGGCCGCGTCTGGGACGGCGTGCAAAAGTACGACCACTGGCTGGGTGAGGGCTACGTGCAGCTCAACGCCGATCCCCACAAGGAGGCGCTGGAGCCCGGCATTCGGGAGGTGATGCACCGGCTCGAAGCCGGAGAACTGCGCGCCGAAGTCGAAAAGGTCGTGCGCGCCCACCTCGAGACCTGCTTTCGGTTGGGCGCGCGCTACGACCTGCTGAACTGGGAGTCGGACGTGGTGGGGAGTGGCTTTCTGGCCAGCGCGATGAACATCCTGGAAAAAAGCCCCTATACCTCGCGGCCCACCGAGGGCAAGTTCGCGGGCGCCCTGGTGATGGACGTCTCGGCGTTTATGCCGGGCCTCGAGGAACCGAACGTGGTCCTGCTGCGCTCAGACGGCACCGCGATGTACGCCGCCAAGGACATCGGCTACCAGTTCTGGAAATTCGGCCTGTTCGAGGGCATGAAGTTTAAGCCCTTTCTGACGGATCCCGAAGGGCACGTCGTCTGGACCAGCGCGCCTGACGGTGAGCCGGACCTTGAGCGCCGCTTTGGCCACGCGGACGAGGTCATCAACGTGATCGACTCGCGTCAGGACCATCCGCAGACGGTGGTGCGTTCCGCGCTGGGGGTCGCGGGCGAGCCCGAGAAGCAGGCCCGCAGCATCCACCTCTCCTACGCCTTTGTGACGTTGGAAGGCCAAACCATCAGCGGGCGCAAGGGAATTGCCGTGAGTGCCGACGAGGCGATGGACGAGGCCGAGCGCCGGGCCCTGGCCGTGCTGAACGAGATCAATCCCGAGCTCGCCGCTCGGGCAGACGCCCCCGAGATCGCCCGCCGCATCGGCATCGGGGCCATTCGCTTCGCCATGCTCAAAGCGGAGCCCACCCGCAAAATCGACTTCCGCTGGGATCAGGCCCTCGCGCTGAACGGGGATACCGCCCCCTACGTGCAGTACGCCGCCGTGCGTGCCGCAAACATCCTGCGCCGCGCCGAGGAGGCGGGGTACGCGGCGGACGGCAGCGGGGCCGACTGGAGCGCCGTTCCCGCCCTTGACGTCAACCTGGCCAAGATGGTCGCCAAACTGCCGGAGGTCGTCGCGCAGGCTGTTCGGGTTCACTCGCCGCACGTTGTGGCTCAGTACGCGCTGGACCTCGCTACGGCCTTTAACGCGTGGTACAACGCGAAGGACCAACAGGGCAAGCCCGCCACGAACGTCCTCCAGAGCCCGGCGGGGCTGCGGGAGGCCCGGCTCGCCCTGGTCGCTCGGTTGCGCCGCGCCTTTGAGGAGACGCTCGACCTGATCGGGATCGAGGTTCCGGCAGCGATGTGA